The Arvicanthis niloticus isolate mArvNil1 chromosome 21, mArvNil1.pat.X, whole genome shotgun sequence genome includes the window TTTTCCATGGAGAGATCAGACAGGGCAGGCCATTAGGACTAGCTGGGTGGAAGTGTTGGAACCTTTGGAGTCAGAACTGTGCAAGGTCCTGGCACAAAGTACTGCATTCCTGAAGCTGGCTTCTAGTGTAAGGCCATGTATTAATCAGGGTTCTAGCAGAACTTATAGAATGgatctcatatatacatacacacacacacacacacacacacacacacacacatatatatatatatatatatgcatatgcactgTCTGGGATCTCTATAAAGGACTGTGTTTTGCTTCTCTTGAGTGGCTTGCCAGCAGCACTTGGGCACCCCAATGGTGAGGTAGACATGTAGCCGGACAGTACTTCATTCCAGATATGGTCAAAtggcaaccaagaatagccatcacaggtcAGTAGGCTATGAGATTAGATGCTTGGAACCTGATCAGAACTTGGCACCCAGAACAGCGGAGTTAGGAGCTAGAGCTGTCAGAAGGTGGTCAGGGAAAGCTATATAAATCTCGAGGGACCCCTCCCACCAGCTTTGTGCAGAGAAAAACCTGAACGAAGAGAGAGAGTGTCAGCAGAAAATTCCCCAGGGGAGCAGCCAGGAAAATAGTCTGAGATGAGAGCAAGCTTGGGTTGGCTGCTTGGGATGTTTGGTGACAGGTAGCGTGAATAAGTAGGATAGGAAACATGAACCCAGAACAGGAATGGAGAAGTTCTGGGCCTCAATCTACATTCTGAtaccctctttcttccctctttcatcAATGTGCACAATGTGTCTTTCTTTATACTCTCCCCTTTTTGCAAGGGCCAGATGCACTGTAATGACCAGGGTAAGGATGAAATGTTTTCAAGGGTGAGCTGATTGTTAATATGTATTGTATACAAAGATgatgttccttttttaaaaatgccaaagctaggggctggagagaaatgGGTcaacagttaagggcactggctgctcttacagaagacctgggatTGATTCCAAACATCCatatgatggttcacaaccatctgtaactctagttctaccaggtcagataccctcttctggcatctgagggcaccaggcatgaaagcgatacatatacatacatgcagtcaaaacacctgtatacataaaagaaacattttaaatttaatttaaaaatgtctacCCTTGGtacctgtgatggctattcttggctgtcaacttgaccatatctggaattaaataaaaccccGTTTCCCTGGGTACTGTGAGGGTATCTGTGAGGGAGTTCCAGTTAATTGGGTCATTTGAGATAGaaagaagacccaccctaaaacTGGGCGGCACCTTCTCTTGGCATCATACataaagaacaaggaagaaggaagcttttgctttttgcctgcttgcccttgctCACGATTTACTGACATCacagcctacttcttcaggattctgacaTATACTGAAGGCCAGCTGAGAAGTCCTGCCTGGTAACTCAACAACTCTGGGATTCTCGGACTTGCATCcataagccactctaataaaccTCCTTTGTATATACACAGGTTTATTCTGTTGGTTCTATTCCTCTAGAAAAGCCTGATTAATACAGTACCTGattccaaaattaaaacaaaaacacattaacACCCCCCCCCATACATACCCATGATCTGTGGGAAATTTCTAGGCCCTAGTCTGTCTTCAGCAACCCATTGAAAGGCCTGTGTCTTTCGTGCAAGGGGAAGCCTGCATCTTGTCTAGTTTCCTTTAGCTGTACCCTCTCCTACCCATAAGACTTTTGCTGTAACAGTTATACACTGAAATCAAAGTTCCCTCCTGTCCAATGACACCGAGAAGATGCAGAGACAGGGCCAAGCCAAACAAGGCCTTTGGACTATGGGGAAAGAGTTAAATCCGGGAGGCGCTGGAGGATGAGTGCCTCCGTATTGCACAGCTTAGAGGACATCATTTAAATGAGCATCAGTGATTCAGGGTCTCTGGAGTTGGTCACATGACATTTGAACCCTACAGCACCAATACCAATATTCCAAGCAACATTGCTAATCAGTCATAGATCCTGATCATTTAAACTTGAGGCCCTCATGTTCTCTGTCCCCAGGGAGGACTATGGACATtctcttctgattctcctgaACAAACTTATGCTTTAAGTCAACAGACATTTTCCTGACCTATTGTTGAAACTGAGACATCCAGCAGCTTGTCTCTTGTTCCAGAGACCCAAGAGACACCGATTAGGAGCAACCCTGGTCAGTTCTTCATCATATTGGGAGAGGTATGCAGTCTGATATCCTACAAATTTGTGATTCGAAAAAAATATCAACCTGAAGCTTTCGCTTGTTTCCTGTGACCTGATAGGAGCCCTGGAGCATGTTATGATTTTTACAAATGTAGTTATGATTCCTGGATGGACTGTTGGAGTTTTCGGTCAGCGTTGTGCAAATGGAGGTAACACTTCCGGATAAGCCGAGTTGAGTTCGCACCCGGAACTGCAGCTTCACAGCGACAGCATATACTCACCTCAGTTTGTAGCGCAACACCTCATGTAACTTCCTCCCCTGCAGCCTGGCCTTTGTCTCCCTCCACCAGCACTGAATGGTCCAAGCGCTGAGGGCGGCAAGCAGCAAGGTTCGGCGCACCAGTGTGCCTCGCCACCAGGCCTGGATCTTTACGCCTGCCAGGACGACGTTAGCAGGCAGCTGCTATATTTTGAAGAGAAGTGGCATGGAAAAGAAAGGACACTCGGTCCTCAGACATCCCAGCCTCAGAATACTCTGGGAAATCGAGAAGGTTCTCAGAGATCAGGGAAGGCATTCGGCATTACCTTTTTTGTCTTCTGcactatcctttttttttttttttctttctttgagacagtttccCTGGCCACCTGGCTTTCCATGGAGCTGGGCTGGACAGTTTAGGACAATAGTCCTATGTTCTATAGAACCCTCTTGGATCTGACAACCACCAGGGCCCCTCCCTCTTTTTGGCTTTAATTTACAACCTGCCCTCTAGCTCTGTCAGGTCCTAATGTTTCCTTCCCCTATAGTCTGTGGTCTTTCTCTtgtaatttacacacacacacacacacacacacacacacacacacacacacacacaaccacactcTTGCATAATTTTGGGCATGCATGCCTTCATAATCGGAGTCAAAAGGCAAAACAGTAGATCATGCTTGGAGCATAAATTCCCTGAATTTATGTAGATCAGAGATCCACCCCAACACTGGGCCTACACCACTTACCTCTAGCTGGGGGGAAAGTTTCACCAACTCAGTTCCCTTATAGGCCTCTTCAGCTTCAGTTTCCTCCGCTTGGGTTTGCTTTCATAATCAGAGTCAAAGGGCAAAGTAATTAGATTGTTCTGCGTCCAAGTCAGTGTGGAGACTAATACGCACATAGCCCTGTTTGGCCATTTATTTCCTAAACACATCCTGTCCCCCAGCTTCACATAGTTCCTGTTTTCACTCTTTAGGGATGAAGCCCCAATCTTTGTAGCTCAGCCACCTGCCTCTCTAAGGCTAACAGGCAAGTGGGTAAGACAGTCAAGGCTAAGCAAGCCCTATTCACAGCAGCACTGAAGAGGGTGACTTCGTCCCAGTAAGCTTGGTTTCTGATGGTTGTTCAGGGTCATGGTTTGACTCAGACCTTCCTACTCACACATGTATCATTCTTAGAGCATAAATTCCCTGAGTATCCTATGGTACAGGCCACAGAAAAAGCCATCAGCCTGGGCGATATGGATCAAGACATGTGTAGATCAGAGGTCCACCCCAACACCACCTACCTCTGCCTGGGGGGgatcttctgtttttattgcctCATTCCTCTCAAGTATGGCTCCATCTGCCTTTTcagcttcagtttcctcatcttgGGTTTGCTTTTGTAATCAGAGTCAAAGGGCAAAGTAGTTAGCTTGTTCTGCGTCCAAGTGCATGAAGAGTCTAATATGCACACAGTGCTttgcctggccagcaagcttAACAA containing:
- the Iqcf2 gene encoding IQ domain-containing protein F2 isoform X3, translating into MELEQDKKMETPEETESVKNEMQLEKQILDEADGSILERNEAVKTEDPPQAEQTQDEETEAEKADGAILERNEAIKTEDPPQAEQTQAEETEAEEAYKGTELVKLSPQLEQLPANVVLAGVKIQAWWRGTLVRRTLLLAALSAWTIQCWWRETKARLQGRKLHEVLRYKLRSLNLKSTNKRKRPDQSPRPV
- the Iqcf2 gene encoding IQ domain-containing protein F2 isoform X4 translates to MELEQDKKMETPEETESVKNEMQLEKQILDEADGSILERNEAVKTEDPPQAEQTQDEETEAEKADGAILERNEAIKTEDPPQAEQTQAEETEAEEAYKGTELVKLSPQLEQLPANVVLAGVKIQAWWRGTLVRRTLLLAALSAWTIQCWWRETKARLQGRKLHEVLRYKLRSLNLKSTNKRKRPDQSFFL